The region GTCTGTGTAACCAAGCAGTTCCGCAAGCGTGGTATGCGCGGAAACCGCGTGCTGCTGTGCAACATACGTATGTGTGCCGAAGCGTTCGATATGCCCGCTGGCAGGTATGGCTAGCCCGGCAAGCAGACGGAGTAATTGTGTTTTGCCCACGCCATTGCGCCCCACCAGGCCGCACAGTGACGGTTCAAGGGAGAGGGTAAGCGGGCCAAAAAGCGTCTCGCCCGTCGCAAACTGACAGGTGAGCTGATGCAAAATAAAAGCGGGGATCTGGGCGCAATGAGCCATAAGCACTCCTGAATGAAATCAATACATCCCCTGCCGACGCCTGCGCGTTTAGCAAGGATCCGAGTTCATCAGTCGTGTTTGTTCATTTTCAGAAAGCGCTCCGGTGAGACGAGAAGTTCGTCGCGGCAAAGAATAGCCGCATCATCTGCCCTCTTCAAGGCTAAATTTTCACCATCTCGTCATAAAGAGGCTAATCATTTGCATGTTATTGCCGATGAATATGGTGACTTAACCAAAAGCAGCAGGCCGTGCGTGTAAACCGGGAAGAGAATTTAACAAAGGAAAATACGAAACAGCGCGTTATGTGAAACATAACGATGTTGAGACGTTAAGCCGCATTCATCAGGGAAGAGAGCCACCCCGGGCGCTGTGCATTGTCCTTTTCAGGCAATGAATCACCAGACGAGAATGAATGATGTCGAAATATATCCTGATTGTCGATGACAGCCGCCTGTCACGCATGATTTCACGCCAGTATGTGCTCAGCCTGCACAAGGACTGGAAAATCGACGAAGCCGGAACGGGCGAAGAGGCGATCGAACTGGCATCGGCGCACACACCTTTTGCGATCCTGCTGGATGTAAACATGCCGGGTATTGGCGGCATGGAAACCGCTTCGCGCATCCGCCAGACGCACCCAGGCACGCATATCATTCTGCTCACCGCCAACGTTCAGCACTCCATACAAACCGCTGCGCAAACGCTCGGTCTTGGCTTCCTGCCAAAACCGCTGAAAGAGCCGCAACTCCACGCGTTGTTGAACGATCTGGAGGCACATCCATGAGCGAATTGCCGGATATCAGCGAAATTGAAACCGACAGCCTGATGGAGATTTTTAACATCGGTGTCGGTCAGGCCGCCGCCGCGATGAGCAATATCGTCAATGAAGAAGTGCGTATGTCGGTGCCGACGATCCGCTTTACGCCGCGCTCTGAAGCCGCTGAAGAGTTAGGCGCGGGCATCTCGTTATTCGGTATTAGCCAGCACTATCAGGGCGCGTATGCCACCGAAGCGATTTTGATGTTTCCTGAAGCCGCCAGTTTTGAAATTGTGCGCATGATGGTCGGCGACCTGATCCCCGCCCATGAGTTGGGCGAGATGGAACGCGAAGCGATAAGCGAAATCGGTAATATTGTGCT is a window of Enterobacter sp. R4-368 DNA encoding:
- a CDS encoding response regulator, which encodes MMSKYILIVDDSRLSRMISRQYVLSLHKDWKIDEAGTGEEAIELASAHTPFAILLDVNMPGIGGMETASRIRQTHPGTHIILLTANVQHSIQTAAQTLGLGFLPKPLKEPQLHALLNDLEAHP
- a CDS encoding chemotaxis protein CheC — translated: MSELPDISEIETDSLMEIFNIGVGQAAAAMSNIVNEEVRMSVPTIRFTPRSEAAEELGAGISLFGISQHYQGAYATEAILMFPEAASFEIVRMMVGDLIPAHELGEMEREAISEIGNIVLNACVGTLANMFQKELQGSLPVVRVGSSKQILNPNKDDNDPLVMMLRIDFALERQQIQGYLAFILDMSALRDLREQIRLYISRVETGSVPDGMHWK